The Cryptococcus neoformans var. grubii H99 chromosome 4, complete sequence genome contains the following window.
CAGTCAGGTCGGGCGCTAAAGGTAGTGACTGCCAAAGCACCCATAAGCTCAATGAAGATCAGTGGAATTGTGAGGCCCCAAAAGGTAACCCAAAAGAGCTTTTTGGTACTCGTCTCTTTGGGCATGGAGACCGTAAAGTCAGCAGCGAACCCGACCCATCCAATCCTATGGCCACATATCAGCACTTATTTACACAAATGACAGCAATGATTGataaggagatgaggaccCACGCGTATCCAACAATGGCGCAGCCAAACGTGAGAACACCGGCGGCTTCTACAGGTCCATTGGGGCCCCAAGCGCCTGCCTGGGAGGTCCATGTACTTGGCAGAAGTGCCCGTAGAGACCAGAAAAGCGCTGTAGCAGAGCGTAAATCAGCTAATAGTAGGGAAGCTGGGGAGAAAATAAAAATACGTACATCAGAACAGGGTAACCAGCAAACTTTTCATAAAGGTGGATGAATTTGTATCCACAGAAGGAAACGATAAGAGCTAGGTGTGTAAGGACTACAGCAGCAGCGACCACAGGTATCTGGTGGGTGGTGCTGATTGCTCGCCAACAAGAAACACCACCAATAGTGTTCATGGCAAGTAATACCGAACGGCTCGGTGTCAGTGCTTTGGTTGCTTAGATAAGGAAAATCGAGTACTGGCCCAACCACAACAAGCAATTAAGTTGAAGATAAGTGGGATAATCCCGGTCCAATAGCCAAGGCAAAACGTGAGAGGACCATCTGACGAAGTCCAAGTTCCTATGGATTTGTGACTCATGGTGAGTACGTGATGGATAGGTTGGCCGGTAGAAAAAAATGGTCACATACTTTACCGAAAGTACACATGTAAGCGACGGGGGCGCAGGAAAGCAAGTTGAAGAAAACGATAGTGAGAGCGGCATCGCGAAGGCCCATACCGTAATAGAGATGTCCCAAGTAGCCGACACTGAAAGTGCCTACACAAGAGTTGACAGAGAACCAAAGTGTACCGTTATCCCACCTGTGTTGGCCGTCAGTTTCAGTCACCATCTAAAGATAATCAAGGATATGACTTGCCAGCTGGTATGAGGCCTATCATCTTCGGGTACTCTCTCAATGCCTCTTGCTTCAACTCCAAACTAAGATCCATGTTAGAGATGTACCCATGACCAGAGGATAAGGGAAGATTTACCCGATCAAACCAAGCCATGGCTTTCCATAAAGGGGCAAAGATACCCTTTCTTCGTGGCACACCATCGTCAGCCTCTAAGATACCGCCTGTAGTGGCGTGGTTATGTCGGCGACCTGCAGGGGTAAGATAGGCCTGGGTTTCGATATCTTTTTCGTCGTATTCAGGTGTTGTGATGAACATGTTTGAATGATCTGTTTACTTGGGTCAAGATGAAAAGCACTTCGGAGTTCCTGTAAAGGTTCCAATGACTGGATGcgtatatatatgtatattATACATTGGCGTTTATACGTAGGCAATGGCGAGCATGCGATGGGTGAGAGTTCCTTATCCCCTTATCTTGGATCAGCGAAAATACATGCGTGCCGGAATAATAGTCGAGAAGGGGACGGAAGAGCTACCATCAATAAGCTTATCGCTGCGCAGATCGGGAGCTTCCGTATGCCTGGTTTTTCTATTTAAAGTATTCACGGCTGGACTAGATAACCAACAGGCTCTTAATCAATGCGAGACGCGACTTTCGAAGCATGCAAATCATTGTTCATCGAGTCACCTTAAAAGTTAAAAACTAAGATCAATCTTAGCTAACTAAGTCAGGTCTTAACTTTTATGTTTGAAACGGGCTATTATTAGGACCAGAACCAGGGGCGGGATGGGTTGAAGCCTGGGTTACTGAACGTAGGCTTGATGTCCGTCGAtgggcttgtgtcgaggCTAAAAGAGAAACGGGTGAAAAGTGGTAAAAAGCGCATGCCTATTTGGGCGCGCCTAAAGACACCCCTTCAGCCAATTTCAACTAAGAGACTGAGAGGTTTGTATAATGCATACACGGTATTTTTGGATGCACGGACCTGAGCTCAGTTCAATGATACAAGTTTGAAAGTCGTACGAGTTATAACCGAGTAATATGGAATTAAAAAAACACATAAAAGTTGGACGTTACTGGTTGTTGCCCGCTAACGCGAGCGATAAGAACCTAACGCGAGCCATATAAGACAAAGGATTGTAGAATAGTTTCCATGCAACTTAGACATCTCTGGCAATTGACACAAtgtgctcaagctctcccTAGACAACTCTACATCTGACAAATTTCCATCAGAAACTTCGACTATGTTTATTCAGGCGATTCTCGGTGCCAGCGTCACTGCAATGGCTGGGCTCTACGCCCTCAAATCCGGAGCGAACCCCGCTCATTCGGACAACGTCCCTTACGAAGTCGACCTCCATTGGATGCGTAAATCTATTGAGGTGATGCCTCCCTGCCATTTCAACGCCTACGGCTCTGTATGTGTCAACCATGGAAAGTGCATGTAATTATCTGAGCTAACTAACGGGGTCAAAGGTCATTGTGAACGCTTCTAACAACGAGTTGTTATGTTCTGGATACAACTCACAGCTTGCAATTGGAGACCCTACTGAACATGGTGAAGTCAATGCTATCCGTGTAAGCTTTTATGGCCCTTAAATTATTAGACACAGGACTGACCGACAATTTTTCTAGAACTGCGTTAAGAAGTACACAGAGCTTGGCTGGACACCCGCTCAGGTAAAATTCTCGGGGCCTCCACAAGCCTGTCGTATGACTGACAAGCCTTGCAGATCACTGAAATCTGGCCTCAATCTTGGATTTACACTACCGCCGAGCCGTACGTAACGTGTTTGACGCATCTGTATGTTAAGCCTCGCTAAAGAGTCCCCATCCAGTTGTCCCATGTGCGGCTCCACAATCCTTCAATGTACGTAACCCCAATCTCCCACCTTCCAGATCCACAAGTCAAGaccccctccaccacccatGATTCCAAAATAAGAAACTGATTTTATCAATGCCTTCATACAGCTGGCTTCAAACGAGTCGTCTACGGTACTTCGAGTCCCGACCTCGTCGGCATGGGTTGGACCGAATACCTCGTCTCCGTCCGTGTTAAATGGCTCCGTAAAGCTGCTGTCGTCCAACCCGGTTTCGGCGGCGGTCGACCGGTCACACAAGTCGTAGGGCATGTGGGCAACAATGAAACCGATCCTCGACTTGCTTGGCAGTTTAACCTTGATTACCCTTGTCCTGAGGGGTGCCACAGGCATGGAGAGGAGCAGGTTTGTAAGTCTGTTGCTTGAGCATAAGATGTTTTGGAGTTTTGAGAGAAACGGGGGAAAGGATAGGGCCTGGGAGTTCCGTGGATCCggatgaaaaaggaaatggtCGCATCGTTGCATTGCGTGGGAAGGGCTGGTGGTTTGTTGGGCATGTTTGTTAGGCATGTTTGTTGGGCAGATGGGGGGAACTTGCTTAGCATTGGGCGATTCATCACTATGAATTATTGAGATTGGTAGCATTTAGATACGAGAAACGAATGTCACAACTGGCATAAATGCATGAAGACGTCGTTCATATACAGAAATATTACTGATGAGGGGGCCATGACTTCAAGGAAAACATACACCTTAATCATTTAAATTACTATCGGTCAGCCAATTTCCCTGGTCAATGTGCTGATATCCCATTGCGAATATTCAGCAGCGATAACTTAGTTTGACTGGCTAACAACTGGTTTTTATTTGAGGGCATTTTTTTAAACAACCTTATGAACCATttggaaggatgaagaactTAAGAACACCCTGACGGAAGGTGGATCAAAAGGTGTTCAAAATTGCTTTTTTACTTCATTTATGCGCATTTTGGAGATTATTAATTGGCTTCTTATTTATGAGCCCTTTGTTTCATTTATAATTAGTTTTGCGTCTTGAATTTCGGATGGAGGGGCCCGGTGGTACCTTCCGATAAGCTTATTATTATCATACCACGAGCTGCCTTGCCCTACAGAACCATGTCTTTCCTCCCGTCTCTTGAAAAATGACAACGTCTCTGGTTTACCAAGACGAATAAGAAATGGAAAGCAGTGCAGAGTGAAGTACGGTATATTGAGCAGGCAATTAGCTACTCTGTATTGTATCAAATTCAAAGGAATCTAAAGTATTTACACATTCCATAATCCATAGAGCGGGATGACTTAAATAATGTTTCTGTCAGGGTTCCCCGTTTACGCAGAAACATTTaaactcttcttcgcctcaTTTACTTCACCCTCACTAGGTGGATGATCAAACACGGGCCCGCCGACTGGTTCGCCAGGGGCTGTTTGGATGGCTAGGGAttccatttctttttctggTGGGGCGGGAGAGGTGGCGGAGGAAACGGTAGGAGTGGCATCGGCGACATTGTTTGCACCAGTAGCGGCAGCACCCTTCTCCGTTTTCTCACCCTCCTCACCAGCCTTGACAATTTCTCCACTCCTCACGGTCCCCTCTTTCGGCACGTACCCCTCTACCGCCGCCTTTATCCCATTCCCCGCCGGCGGGATCCACCCttgcttccccttcccctcctcctccttgtgCGGAGGAGGCACCCGCTTCCCATCCGGAGCAATATGGCAAAACTCGGTAATCGTCTTCCAGTAAACGGAATAGTCATACTCGAAATTATAATCCCCACCAAACTCTGAGTCGAGGTGCGCGGCGGGGACGAGGTCGAGTAGACGGGGGTTGAATCGGATCTTGTCGCGGGTGATGGGGTCCATGAAGGGGGAGATACcggagaaaaaggcgtTGATCCACCATCTGTAATCATAAAAGTCAGCCATTTGCTTCGTTTGATTGCGTGGGATAATCAAAGAGAAAGGACATACGGCATGTTAACGACCAAACCCCTCCCAAGTCGTTCGACATAGTGGTTCTGGAGAATGTGAAGCACCTTGCGGGCTGTACCGATGGAAGGATTGGATTGGGATGTAGCGGATTTGTACTGTTCGTGCGATGGCATAGGTGTCAGCGAATCTcaggggaggagaagggagcaaaggaaaggagaaggtgaaaaaaaagaggaggaaaaggagactGAGCTTACGTcgacgatgatggcgaCTTGTTCTTGACCAGGGGGCATCAAGTCGATTGCTCGTTCACTATCATATCAATCAGTAAACACGTTTGCTTAACCACAaaagtggaaagaggaaataAAAGAAACAAACGTACAGGTGATAGATAAGATGCCTAATTTGCCTCGGGCTCGTCTCAGTGTTTTCCCTACCAGGTCGCATGTAGAGGATTGGTCGAGCATCCATATCGAAGCCTGTGAGGATACTACGCGTCGATGTCGCGTCAACCAAAATCCacacccaaacccaatCCACCCCTTCATTGGGCCTAaaaagagagaagcaaaGCTTACATCTTACCAGTCTCGGCCTCAATACCAACATCATCGGGCGATATCAATTCTGGCTTATacgtcctcctccattccAAGGTCCCTTTGATCCTGTTTTTACCGTCATGAAGCTTCCATTTGGCGGCGCGCATGTATCGGGCGTGGGTAGCAGGATCGGAGAGGAAACGTTGTTCCCAAGGATAGTACTGGTCCGACTCTGGAAGGGCGATGGTTTTGGTGTACTGCCAAAAAGTGCATTAGTGTTTTCATCGATTAACCCGTGTATGGCAGACCAACCTCTTTGAGTTGCGCGATCTATGGTGACAAGTCAGCGACTGACACCGGCGTGTTGACAGGGGACAAAAGAAACAAAACGCACGAGGCCGAGTTGATGATCATCATACTcccaccttttcttcacGCTCGATTCTTGTGGGGGCACGGTGAGGACATCACTGGTCTTTGGGCCCAATGACTCTGGCTTGAGGGAAGCCGTGGATGCAGAGGCAGATCTtgacttgaagaaggacatgGCGGTGGGCGGGGTGtcaaagaaagagaaggagagaaaagatgaCTGACGAAATTATTGACTGCTCATAATCGGTCATCGACCGGATGACCGACGACGGCCGCTGACAGAACTCCTCGGCCACATCACTCCGTCGGGCGCCAGCGTCATCGGGCAGCTCCACCCGAACGCCCCGTGGTGTTACATAATCGCAAATGCCACATCACCCCAAActgtcccttcttccttttcacccAGCGCGCCGTGCTATAGCGCATGTTGCTAGCCCGTTTTTGAAACAACCCCACCCGCACACACACCCGCCATGTCCATCGAGAACCTCCACATCTCTGACGAGACCGAAATCCCCGCCGGCGCCACCGTCGAGCTCCACTCCCGCCCCGAGCGCAAGGCCAGGAAGGCTCTCGAAGGTCTCGGTCTCAAGCGCGTCCAGGGCATCCAGCGAGTCACCCTCCGACGAGCCCGCAacgtcctcctcgtcgtcgccaGCCCCGAAGTCTACAAGTCCCCTGGAAGCGACTGCTACATCGTCTTTGGAGAGGCCAAGGTGGAGGACCCTAACAGTGCGGCTCAGTTGCAGGCGCAGGCTCAGTTGGCTGCCAGTAGCCAGGCTGCTCAGCAGGCTCATGCCCACGGAGGGTTCAAGGAGGGTGTGCCCAAGTCTTTGGAGGAGTTGATGCAGGATGCGTAAGTCCCAGCGAGCGAAACGGACGTCCCGGACGGAGCAAAAGTGTAATGGATGGCGGATAGGTCGGCGGATAGATggatgaatgaatgaatgaatgaatgacTGGGGCCGAGCGCAGCGAGATGTGGTCATCACTAACTCCCCCTCTTAGACCTTCTGACTCTtccgcccccgccccctcTGGCGAGGCTACCGACGCTTCCGCTTCTGGCGACTTCAAGGTCTCTGACGAGGAGATCCAACTCATCGTCGCCCAGACCGGTGTGGACGAAGCCAAGGCTCGAGAGGCGTACATCTCTGAAAAGGGTGACTTGATCAATGCTAGTACGTTAaagttcttccttccttcttccttctcaagtTTCCTACTTCCTACCTGCTGTAGAAAGAGTTAATACtgaccttttctcttcccttgaTATACAGTCATGAAGCTCCAATAAGCCACACCCCAGCATCAGTAGCGTCAGTGTCACGGAGTGGACGTAAAACCCAAAGTTGGAGAAAAGGCGGAAACGGGGGTTGTAAAAACCAAGGGAGGAGGCTTTGTGTAATTTTTGAATACTCAGCAGGGAGCGGATGGCGAGTAGGAGAGAGAAAACAAAACAGGCATGAATCTAAAAACAAATGCTTTGCTCCCATACTCggattttttttcttgtccATTTCGTATTTCTGTAACGAACCCTTCTGTAACAAATCCTTTTTCGCAAGTCtcaaaaatgaagaagtaTGAAAATAAGACATGCCGAATAACTTATCATTTCTTACGACAAGAACCCATTCAGGTGTCGTAAGAGTCTATTATGGCACTATTCTCTAGATAAACGGCAATATTACTGTAAACAACAGGACGCAGAGTGCAATGTATAGGAAAGCGTGAAAGAAACCACCGCAATAAAACGCGATCTTTGCGCGCAGGTCCTTCCAGGTAGCGTTCGATTGTGAATAATCTCCATTCTATGTATTAAAAAGGGGGCCAGCTCCGATTGAGAACACGAAATTGCAAAACACGAGACACATTTTAGTCACTTTGCCATGTCAGGGAAGGGCCTTTTGACTACTCTTTCTTTAGTCCCAGTGTCCCTTCCCGCGCTGAACTTTTAAGTAAGCGCATCGACACAATAAAACGTTAACGCAGCTGGCGAAGATACAAATACATAAAGACTAGC
Protein-coding sequences here:
- a CDS encoding pleiotropic drug resistance protein, encoding MSFFKSRSASASTASLKPESLGPKTSDVLTVPPQESSVKKRWEYDDHQLGLIAQLKEYTKTIALPESDQYYPWEQRFLSDPATHARYMRAAKWKLHDGKNRIKGTLEWRRTYKPELISPDDVGIEAETGKIILTGFDMDARPILYMRPGRENTETSPRQIRHLIYHLERAIDLMPPGQEQVAIIVDYKSATSQSNPSIGTARKVLHILQNHYVERLGRGLVVNMPWWINAFFSGISPFMDPITRDKIRFNPRLLDLVPAAHLDSEFGGDYNFEYDYSVYWKTITEFCHIAPDGKRVPPPHKEEEGKGKQGWIPPAGNGIKAAVEGYVPKEGTVRSGEIVKAGEEGEKTEKGAAATGANNVADATPTVSSATSPAPPEKEMESLAIQTAPGEPVGGPVFDHPPSEGEVNEAKKSLNVSA
- a CDS encoding cytosine-purine permease, producing MFITTPEYDEKDIETQAYLTPAGRRHNHATTGGILEADDGVPRRKGIFAPLWKAMAWFDRFGVEARGIERVPEDDRPHTSWWDNGTLWFSVNSCVGTFSVGYLGHLYYGMGLRDAALTIVFFNLLSCAPVAYMCTFGKELGLPLTPSRSVLLAMNTIGGVSCWRAISTTHQIPVVAAAVVLTHLALIVSFCGYKFIHLYEKFAGYPVLIAFLAGAWGPNGPVEAAGVLTFGCAIVGYAIGWVGFAADFTVSMPKETSTKKLFWVTFWGLTIPLIFIELMGALAVTTFSARPDWEEILAGGFGKFLLVILGLSTVAVNTPNVYIFTNTFHALSPYCQAIPRPFIALIVSIIYAALAAAGADSFSAVLENLLLFLAYWLAMYFGIVATEHLVFRKNSFDNYAPDDYTNWRMLPLGVAGFFALGLGWTGAALGMNTSWFIGPIAKRIGGGGDVGFELAFGFAVTTFIPLRYFEKKYWGH
- a CDS encoding nascent polypeptide-associated complex subunit alpha: MSIENLHISDETEIPAGATVELHSRPERKARKALEGLGLKRVQGIQRVTLRRARNVLLVVASPEVYKSPGSDCYIVFGEAKVEDPNSAAQLQAQAQLAASSQAAQQAHAHGGFKEGVPKSLEELMQDAPSDSSAPAPSGEATDASASGDFKVSDEEIQLIVAQTGVDEAKAREAYISEKGDLINAIMKLQ